The following proteins are encoded in a genomic region of Pseudomonadota bacterium:
- a CDS encoding (Fe-S)-binding protein, whose translation MRKDEMYDTPKKKVALDVNDLNNFVYDMDHCIKCKGCYWVEHTYMPGVNFSTRCPSNLWNDFDSYGAFGKMRIGLALNEGKLQWTDKLLEIIYADPLCGACDVGCKRNLDLEIELTLEALRVKAVKDGAGPMPVHKKIAKNIASKHNQFGSPSDNRKKWLAKDINVAEKADMLYFAGCSASYANPDIAKATAKVLNASGNKFMLMQEEWCCGNTLYSVGMIDDARELAKRNIDAVKASGAKTLVTSCAECYRMWKVDYPKMLNIATADLGFKVLHLIEVADEAIKNGKLKLTKPVDVRFTYHDSCGVSRLSDPWTPWNGERGWMGTVSPALKRRRGTTGLYTQSRNILNAIPGAKFVEMPRIRENAFCCGAGRGTKEAFPDLAKFAANHRLDEVKSVSAEVLVSACPWCKSNFNDAVKENGDNVKIMDISEIILASVEI comes from the coding sequence ATGCGAAAAGACGAGATGTATGACACGCCAAAAAAGAAAGTAGCTTTAGATGTAAATGATTTAAATAACTTTGTCTACGACATGGACCATTGTATTAAATGCAAGGGATGCTATTGGGTTGAACATACCTATATGCCGGGCGTAAACTTTTCCACAAGGTGTCCGAGCAATTTATGGAATGATTTTGACTCTTACGGCGCTTTTGGAAAGATGCGGATAGGTCTGGCTCTTAATGAAGGAAAGCTCCAATGGACAGATAAACTTCTCGAGATCATATATGCCGACCCGCTGTGCGGCGCCTGTGATGTAGGCTGCAAACGTAACCTAGACCTGGAAATAGAACTTACGCTCGAAGCTTTAAGGGTTAAGGCGGTAAAGGATGGAGCAGGCCCCATGCCGGTACATAAGAAGATTGCAAAAAATATAGCCTCAAAACACAATCAGTTCGGATCACCAAGTGATAATAGAAAAAAATGGCTCGCAAAGGATATTAATGTTGCAGAAAAGGCAGACATGCTGTACTTTGCCGGTTGCTCTGCCTCATACGCAAATCCTGATATAGCAAAGGCAACAGCAAAAGTATTGAACGCTTCGGGCAACAAATTTATGCTTATGCAGGAAGAATGGTGTTGCGGAAACACGCTCTATTCGGTCGGCATGATAGATGATGCAAGGGAGCTTGCGAAACGCAACATAGATGCAGTAAAGGCATCAGGCGCAAAGACCCTGGTAACGAGCTGTGCCGAATGCTACCGCATGTGGAAGGTGGATTATCCGAAGATGCTCAATATCGCCACTGCTGACCTTGGTTTCAAGGTATTGCATTTGATTGAGGTTGCCGATGAGGCAATCAAAAACGGCAAGCTTAAATTAACAAAACCCGTGGATGTCCGGTTCACCTACCACGATTCATGTGGTGTAAGCCGGCTTTCAGACCCCTGGACACCATGGAACGGCGAGCGTGGCTGGATGGGTACGGTAAGCCCTGCGCTTAAAAGAAGACGCGGGACAACAGGATTATACACTCAATCAAGGAATATATTGAATGCCATCCCCGGCGCCAAATTTGTTGAAATGCCGAGGATAAGAGAAAATGCATTTTGCTGCGGAGCAGGCAGAGGTACAAAAGAGGCATTTCCGGATCTTGCAAAGTTTGCGGCAAATCACCGGCTGGATGAGGTAAAATCGGTTAGCGCTGAAGTTCTTGTGTCTGCATGCCCCTGGTGTAAAAGCAATTTCAACGATGCAGTTAAAGAGAACGGGGACAATGTGAAGATAATGGATATTTCTGAGATTATCCTTGCTTCAGTGGAAATATAA
- a CDS encoding ABC transporter substrate-binding protein, which produces MRTAKDRFMEEEFRVGGIFPLSGYLSWSGEYKRKAAELKIKMINEAGGINGSCLRLITYDDRSSPEQAAKIAETLVFKHRVVAMVGTGSLPISHAVARIANKYKVPLFLNSGYAIDPVKDLFVFNTAHKTEFAVACSFQYFYEKDINRIALLMPAGPLGNLGSWLGRRLGSQLGIKIVGEERFDVRSPDLTSQLERLRSLKPLALFSFVTGEPAAWVAKKMAQMGMNIPLLVSHGNANPGFLKLVSHIPVPIIVPSGKSMVLDSIPESDPCRNIVMDFNARHVQCYGEAANYYSAELADAIDLVTEGLRVASSDPEEMRDAVENIRKFVGMQGIYDFSPIDHYGTQLEHMVLLTIKDGKWQFAKAFSSIAISENTHTNQKTELIYQLAGLLSKPCPNGLDKSDQIPEFREMAASMDSFNYTNAKFGLYSVVKLYCREKQEMIRAVREEDVLKAKQALYRLLTIALSQHFENLEILKISVLELFLALFDTAVDEGADFDRLVKLKHNFTAEWENVRDRETLCIWIIRVLDRTMDSLSKRMRDKNLGLLKKVFRFIEAGYADNMTVDQIAHEVCLSKSRLIHRMKSQYGLTLSDCIAKVRIEKAKAMLKNTDMSISKIAHEVGYGDQSYFTKVFKKNLNCTPKDFRGSTLKFLVAVEN; this is translated from the coding sequence ATGCGCACAGCCAAGGACCGATTCATGGAAGAGGAGTTTCGTGTCGGAGGAATTTTCCCTTTATCAGGATACCTGTCCTGGAGCGGAGAATATAAGCGGAAGGCAGCCGAGTTAAAAATTAAGATGATCAACGAAGCCGGCGGCATTAACGGGTCTTGCCTCAGGCTGATAACATATGATGACCGGTCCTCCCCGGAGCAGGCAGCCAAGATAGCCGAGACACTGGTTTTCAAACATCGGGTGGTTGCTATGGTAGGTACAGGTTCACTCCCGATTTCTCATGCAGTAGCCCGTATAGCTAATAAGTACAAAGTCCCGTTATTTTTGAATTCCGGATATGCCATTGATCCTGTTAAGGACCTTTTTGTTTTTAATACTGCCCATAAAACCGAATTTGCAGTTGCATGTTCCTTTCAATATTTTTATGAAAAAGATATCAATAGAATTGCTCTCTTGATGCCCGCAGGCCCCCTTGGCAACCTGGGAAGCTGGCTGGGCCGGCGCCTGGGCAGCCAACTGGGTATTAAGATCGTCGGGGAGGAAAGGTTTGATGTCAGGTCACCGGACTTAACATCGCAATTAGAAAGACTGCGCAGTCTAAAACCGCTGGCGCTTTTTTCATTCGTTACAGGAGAACCGGCAGCGTGGGTGGCTAAAAAGATGGCGCAGATGGGTATGAATATACCCTTACTTGTGTCTCACGGCAACGCCAACCCTGGATTCCTGAAATTAGTTTCTCACATACCCGTACCGATTATCGTGCCATCAGGGAAGAGCATGGTTCTTGATTCTATTCCCGAGAGTGATCCCTGCAGGAATATCGTAATGGATTTTAATGCAAGGCACGTACAGTGTTACGGGGAGGCGGCCAACTATTATTCAGCCGAGTTAGCAGATGCTATCGATTTAGTGACCGAGGGTTTGAGGGTGGCAAGCTCGGACCCGGAGGAAATGCGCGATGCAGTTGAAAATATAAGAAAGTTTGTCGGGATGCAGGGCATTTACGATTTTTCACCGATTGACCACTACGGCACTCAGCTTGAACATATGGTTCTGCTAACCATTAAAGACGGCAAGTGGCAATTTGCTAAAGCGTTTTCATCAATAGCAATTTCTGAAAACACCCATACCAATCAGAAAACAGAGTTGATCTATCAACTCGCCGGCCTGTTGTCTAAACCTTGCCCCAATGGCCTTGATAAATCCGATCAGATTCCTGAGTTCAGAGAAATGGCAGCATCCATGGATAGCTTCAACTACACGAATGCCAAGTTTGGCCTTTATTCTGTCGTCAAACTTTACTGCCGGGAGAAACAGGAAATGATACGGGCTGTTCGGGAAGAAGATGTATTGAAGGCCAAACAAGCCCTTTATCGATTGCTGACTATTGCACTTTCGCAACATTTTGAAAATCTTGAAATCCTTAAAATCTCTGTATTGGAACTTTTCCTCGCGTTGTTTGACACAGCGGTAGATGAAGGGGCCGATTTTGACAGATTGGTAAAACTTAAACACAATTTTACTGCAGAGTGGGAAAATGTGAGAGACCGGGAGACGCTTTGCATTTGGATTATCAGGGTACTCGATAGAACAATGGACAGCCTTTCCAAAAGAATGCGAGACAAGAACCTCGGGCTGTTAAAGAAAGTCTTCCGTTTCATTGAGGCCGGTTATGCCGATAATATGACAGTAGACCAGATAGCACATGAAGTTTGTCTAAGTAAGTCACGCCTCATCCACCGGATGAAAAGCCAGTATGGTTTAACATTGAGTGATTGCATTGCAAAGGTAAGAATAGAAAAAGCAAAAGCAATGCTGAAAAATACGGATATGTCTATCAGCAAAATTGCACACGAAGTAGGCTATGGAGACCAAAGCTACTTTACGAAAGTCTTTAAAAAAAACTTGAACTGTACCCCCAAGGATTTCAGGGGGAGTACCCTTAAGTTTTTAGTTGCTGTTGAAAACTGA
- a CDS encoding MarR family transcriptional regulator, whose product MGTNNYRSRLSADENVLMSFVRAAETFKRVVSSIFRKHDLSFPQYNVLRVLDASGDGQCRITEVSRIMLVPGANMTGIAKRLENNGFIVRKSDPTDDRVTILEITSKGKTTLISIENERDEYMHAMLKGFPEEEKHELLDKVKRLIKNSRQTT is encoded by the coding sequence ATGGGAACGAACAATTATCGAAGCCGCCTGAGTGCTGATGAGAATGTGCTGATGTCATTTGTAAGAGCAGCAGAGACATTTAAAAGGGTGGTATCTTCTATTTTCAGGAAACACGACCTTTCCTTCCCGCAGTATAATGTGCTGAGAGTACTGGATGCTTCAGGCGATGGCCAGTGCAGAATTACCGAGGTAAGTCGTATCATGCTTGTCCCTGGCGCCAATATGACCGGCATTGCCAAGAGGCTGGAGAATAATGGCTTTATCGTAAGAAAATCCGATCCTACTGATGATCGGGTAACCATACTTGAAATTACTTCAAAAGGAAAAACAACCCTTATAAGCATAGAAAATGAACGGGACGAGTACATGCATGCAATGCTGAAGGGTTTCCCCGAAGAGGAGAAGCATGAACTACTTGATAAAGTCAAACGTCTTATAAAAAACAGCAGGCAAACAACATAA
- a CDS encoding FAD-binding oxidoreductase → MRTKNELAKIVGKDYVSDSKEDCAKYSQDQSLLPPGMPEAVVWPGSSEEVGKVVAWCNENNMPVVPVSSKVHFHGCTIPKQGGIVVDLSRMNKILEIDTDNRLVRFEPGVTWEQLVGELARKGLRPIMPLLPPGDRSPLTDTLEREVPTNVVYDYGEPMQSIEVVWPNGEVFRCGSASVNGFPDSKSRGANPSGPGLDFYRFFQGAQGTMGIVTWTSLKAESIPKIDKIFFAPVDDLTYAMDFLYRILPRRIGQECLLLNNVDLAAIAAGKGLGDFESLCAKLPPWTLILVISGLLRRPEEKIAYEENFLSQVLKNEFPKMGLVDNLPGFPGLGRQLLPMLRKPWPSDVPYWKNSIRGGCQNLFFITKPNQVPEFMDIMEMVAARYGYPVSDIGSYIQPIEHNRACQVEFSFFYDPEDANEKAFVADLYLEAAKAMLNEGAFFPRPYGELSSIIYERAASYTMTLKRLKGVFDPNNIMNPGNLCF, encoded by the coding sequence ATGCGAACCAAGAATGAACTTGCAAAAATTGTTGGCAAGGATTACGTGAGTGACAGCAAGGAAGATTGCGCAAAGTATTCACAGGATCAGAGCCTTCTTCCTCCGGGAATGCCCGAAGCCGTTGTATGGCCGGGAAGCTCGGAAGAAGTAGGGAAAGTTGTAGCATGGTGTAATGAAAATAACATGCCTGTTGTTCCTGTCAGCTCAAAAGTACACTTCCACGGGTGCACAATACCCAAACAGGGCGGCATCGTAGTCGATCTCTCAAGGATGAACAAGATTCTGGAAATAGATACAGACAATCGACTGGTAAGGTTTGAACCGGGCGTGACATGGGAACAGCTTGTAGGAGAACTTGCAAGAAAGGGTTTGAGGCCGATTATGCCGCTGCTTCCACCTGGAGACCGCTCTCCCCTCACCGACACGCTTGAACGGGAAGTGCCGACAAACGTAGTATATGATTACGGTGAACCTATGCAGTCCATTGAGGTTGTCTGGCCGAACGGTGAAGTCTTCAGATGCGGTTCTGCGAGCGTAAACGGTTTCCCTGATTCTAAATCAAGAGGGGCAAACCCATCAGGACCCGGTCTTGATTTTTACCGGTTTTTTCAAGGCGCACAGGGTACAATGGGCATCGTCACCTGGACAAGCTTAAAGGCTGAATCGATCCCGAAGATAGACAAAATCTTTTTTGCCCCTGTCGATGACCTGACTTATGCAATGGATTTTCTCTACCGTATCCTGCCGCGAAGAATCGGTCAGGAATGCCTCCTTCTAAATAATGTTGATCTTGCTGCAATCGCAGCGGGCAAAGGGCTTGGAGATTTTGAAAGCCTCTGCGCCAAACTGCCCCCATGGACGCTCATACTGGTTATAAGCGGTTTGTTGAGAAGGCCGGAAGAAAAGATAGCTTACGAGGAAAATTTCCTTTCTCAAGTTTTAAAAAACGAATTCCCGAAGATGGGTCTCGTAGACAACCTTCCAGGTTTTCCCGGTCTTGGAAGACAGCTTCTACCCATGCTGAGAAAACCATGGCCCTCAGATGTCCCTTACTGGAAAAACAGCATCAGGGGCGGGTGCCAGAATCTCTTCTTCATTACCAAACCAAACCAGGTCCCTGAATTTATGGATATAATGGAAATGGTGGCTGCCAGATACGGCTATCCAGTATCTGATATCGGAAGCTATATCCAGCCCATAGAGCACAACCGCGCCTGTCAGGTAGAATTCAGCTTTTTCTATGACCCGGAAGACGCCAATGAAAAAGCCTTTGTGGCCGACCTTTATCTTGAAGCTGCAAAAGCCATGTTGAATGAAGGGGCTTTCTTTCCAAGGCCATATGGAGAACTCTCCTCGATAATTTACGAGCGCGCTGCCAGCTATACGATGACACTCAAGCGGTTAAAAGGGGTATTTGACCCGAACAATATTATGAACCCTGGAAATTTGTGCTTCTAA